A window of the Pseudomonas gozinkensis genome harbors these coding sequences:
- the tsf gene encoding translation elongation factor Ts, producing MAAITAALVKELRERTGEGMMDCKKALEKAGGDIEKAIDDMRASGAIKAAKKAGNVAAEGAIAIKDDGKAAVLIEVNSQTDFLALQDDFKNFVAASVDKAFADKLTDAAPLIASQEAAREALVAKVGENVNIRRLVRVEGDVVGTYLHGNKIGVAVVLKGGDVELAKDIAMHVAASNPEFLLPSQVSDEAIEREKAVFLQLNEEKIKGKPENIVENMVKGRISKFLAEASLVEQAFVKNPEIKVGELAKKGGAEIVSFTYFKVGEGIEKPVDNFAEEVAAQLAAAKQ from the coding sequence ATGGCAGCAATTACTGCAGCGTTGGTCAAAGAACTGCGCGAGCGTACCGGCGAAGGCATGATGGATTGCAAGAAGGCCCTGGAAAAGGCTGGCGGCGACATCGAAAAAGCCATTGATGACATGCGTGCTTCGGGCGCCATCAAGGCTGCCAAGAAAGCCGGCAACGTTGCCGCTGAAGGCGCTATCGCCATCAAGGACGACGGCAAGGCTGCCGTTCTGATCGAAGTCAACTCGCAGACCGACTTCCTGGCTCTGCAGGACGACTTCAAAAACTTCGTTGCTGCCAGCGTCGACAAGGCATTCGCTGACAAGCTGACCGACGCAGCTCCGCTGATCGCTTCTCAAGAAGCTGCTCGCGAAGCACTGGTTGCCAAAGTAGGCGAGAACGTGAACATCCGTCGTCTGGTGCGCGTAGAAGGCGACGTAGTCGGCACCTACCTGCACGGCAACAAGATCGGTGTTGCTGTTGTCCTGAAAGGCGGCGACGTCGAGCTGGCCAAAGATATCGCAATGCACGTTGCTGCAAGCAACCCTGAGTTCCTGCTGCCTTCGCAAGTCTCCGACGAAGCGATCGAGCGTGAAAAGGCTGTGTTCCTGCAGCTGAACGAAGAAAAAATCAAAGGCAAACCAGAAAATATTGTTGAGAACATGGTCAAGGGCCGTATCAGCAAGTTCCTGGCAGAGGCGAGCCTGGTTGAGCAGGCGTTCGTCAAGAACCCTGAAATCAAGGTTGGCGAGCTGGCCAAGAAAGGCGGCGCTGAAATCGTTTCCTTCACCTACTTCAAAGTAGGCGAAGGCATCGAGAAGCCGGTCGACAACTTCGCTGAAGAAGTTGCTGCCCAGCTGGCTGCCGCCAAGCAATAA
- a CDS encoding phosphatidate cytidylyltransferase, which translates to MLKQRIITALILLPIALGGFFLLEGSGFALFIGLVVSLGAWEWARLAGFTAQPFRVGYAAVVALMLFVMYILPGLAPWVLGASVIWWALATWLVLTYPRSSEHWSSAATKLVIGLLILLPAWQGLVLIKQYPLGNWLIMAVMVLVWGADIGAYFSGRAFGKRKLAPQVSPGKSWEGVYGGLALSLVITTLVALFRDWTVAQLFKGLIGAAVIVFISVVGDLTESMFKRQSGIKDSSNLLPGHGGVLDRIDSLTAAIPVFAVLLWMAAS; encoded by the coding sequence ATGCTTAAACAACGCATCATCACTGCACTGATTCTGCTGCCGATCGCTCTGGGCGGTTTTTTCCTGCTCGAAGGTTCCGGGTTTGCCTTGTTCATCGGTCTGGTCGTGAGTCTGGGCGCCTGGGAATGGGCGCGTCTGGCCGGCTTCACCGCGCAGCCATTTCGTGTCGGCTACGCGGCGGTGGTCGCGCTGATGCTGTTCGTCATGTACATCCTCCCGGGGCTGGCGCCCTGGGTGCTGGGCGCTTCGGTGATCTGGTGGGCATTGGCGACCTGGCTGGTATTGACATACCCGCGCTCCAGTGAGCACTGGTCCAGTGCTGCCACCAAACTGGTGATCGGTTTGCTGATTCTGTTGCCTGCCTGGCAAGGGCTGGTGCTGATCAAGCAGTACCCGCTCGGTAACTGGCTGATCATGGCGGTGATGGTGCTGGTGTGGGGCGCTGACATCGGGGCGTATTTCTCCGGTCGAGCATTCGGCAAACGCAAGCTGGCGCCGCAAGTCAGTCCCGGTAAAAGCTGGGAAGGCGTATATGGTGGTCTGGCGTTGAGTCTGGTCATTACCACGCTGGTGGCTCTGTTCCGTGACTGGACGGTGGCGCAACTGTTCAAGGGTTTGATCGGTGCTGCAGTGATCGTATTCATCTCGGTGGTAGGCGACCTGACCGAAAGCATGTTCAAGCGTCAGTCCGGCATCAAGGACAGCAGTAATCTGCTGCCTGGTCACGGTGGCGTGCTGGATCGCATCGACAGCCTGACGGCGGCGATCCCGGTCTTTGCGGTGCTGTTGTGGATGGCGGCGTCGTGA
- the uppS gene encoding polyprenyl diphosphate synthase — protein sequence MDKTKQTAPSAVPRHVAIIMDGNNRWAKKRFMPGVAGHKAGVDAVRAVIEVCAEAKVEVLTLFAFSSENWQRPADEVSALMDLFFKALRREAKRLNDNNISLRIIGDRTRFHPELQAAMREAEAMTAGANRFILQIAANYGGQWDIAQAAQRLAREVQAGHLRPEDITPDLLQTCLVTGDLPLPDLCIRTGGEHRISNFLLWQLAYAELYFSDLFWPDFKHEAMRNALADFALRQRRFGKTSEQVEAGARV from the coding sequence ATGGACAAGACCAAGCAGACTGCGCCGTCCGCGGTGCCGCGCCATGTCGCGATCATCATGGATGGCAATAATCGCTGGGCGAAAAAACGCTTCATGCCAGGTGTCGCCGGGCATAAAGCGGGCGTGGACGCTGTGCGGGCGGTGATCGAAGTGTGTGCCGAGGCCAAGGTCGAGGTGCTCACCCTGTTCGCATTTTCCAGTGAAAACTGGCAGCGTCCGGCCGATGAGGTCAGCGCCTTGATGGATCTGTTCTTCAAGGCACTGCGTCGTGAAGCCAAGCGCCTGAACGACAACAACATCAGTCTGCGCATCATTGGCGACCGTACGCGGTTCCATCCGGAGCTTCAGGCAGCCATGCGTGAGGCTGAAGCGATGACCGCCGGTGCCAACCGTTTCATCCTGCAGATCGCCGCCAACTACGGCGGTCAGTGGGACATCGCGCAAGCGGCGCAGCGACTGGCTCGTGAGGTCCAGGCGGGACATCTGCGGCCGGAAGACATCACGCCGGATCTGCTGCAGACCTGTCTGGTCACCGGTGATCTGCCGTTGCCCGACTTGTGCATCCGCACCGGTGGCGAACACCGCATCAGCAACTTCCTTTTGTGGCAGCTGGCTTACGCCGAGTTGTACTTCTCCGACCTGTTCTGGCCGGACTTCAAACACGAAGCCATGCGCAATGCGCTGGCCGATTTCGCTTTGCGCCAGCGCCGCTTCGGTAAAACGAGCGAGCAGGTCGAAGCTGGAGCCCGGGTTTAA
- the pyrH gene encoding UMP kinase has product MAQQGSGYQARYKRILLKLSGEALMGSEEFGIDPKVLDRMALEVGQLVGIGVQVGLVIGGGNLFRGEALSKAGMDRVTGDHMGMLATVMNALAMRDALERANISAIVMSAISMVGVTDHYDRRKAMRHLNSKDVVIFAAGTGNPFFTTDSAACLRAIEIDADVVLKATKVDGVYTADPFKDPHAEKFDHLTYDEVLDRKLGVMDLTAICLCRDHKMPLRVFNMNKPGALLNIVHGGAEGTLIEEGQQ; this is encoded by the coding sequence ATGGCTCAGCAGGGCAGTGGTTATCAGGCTCGCTATAAACGCATTCTACTCAAGCTTAGCGGCGAGGCCCTGATGGGCTCGGAAGAGTTCGGGATCGATCCGAAAGTGCTCGATCGCATGGCGCTGGAAGTCGGCCAACTGGTCGGTATCGGCGTTCAGGTCGGTCTGGTGATCGGTGGTGGCAACCTGTTCCGCGGTGAAGCGCTGAGCAAGGCCGGCATGGATCGGGTCACGGGCGACCACATGGGCATGCTGGCCACTGTGATGAACGCCCTGGCCATGCGCGATGCGCTGGAACGTGCCAATATCTCGGCCATCGTGATGTCGGCCATTTCCATGGTCGGTGTGACCGATCACTATGACCGTCGCAAGGCCATGCGCCACCTGAACTCCAAGGACGTGGTGATTTTCGCGGCCGGCACCGGCAATCCGTTCTTTACCACGGATTCGGCAGCCTGCCTGCGCGCCATTGAAATCGACGCCGATGTCGTGCTCAAGGCGACCAAGGTCGATGGCGTCTACACCGCTGACCCGTTCAAAGACCCGCATGCCGAGAAGTTCGATCATCTGACATACGATGAAGTACTGGATCGCAAGCTGGGTGTAATGGATCTGACGGCTATCTGCCTGTGCCGCGATCACAAGATGCCGCTGCGCGTATTTAACATGAACAAGCCCGGTGCCCTGCTGAACATTGTGCACGGCGGCGCAGAAGGGACTTTGATCGAGGAAGGCCAACAATGA
- the frr gene encoding ribosome recycling factor, with product MINEIKKDAQARMQKSLESLNHAFGQIRTGKAHPSILGSVMVPYYGTDTPLSGVANVTVKDSRTLQVVAFERNMLAAVDKAIQSAGLNLNPTNLGELLLIPMPALTEETRKGFTKQARSAAEDARVAVRNIRRDALGELKKLVKDKEISEDEERRAIADIDKLTKESEAQITKATDEKEKDLMAV from the coding sequence ATGATCAACGAAATCAAGAAAGACGCCCAAGCGCGTATGCAGAAATCCCTGGAGTCTCTGAACCACGCGTTCGGCCAGATTCGTACCGGCAAGGCTCACCCGAGCATCCTCGGCAGTGTCATGGTGCCTTACTACGGCACTGACACTCCGCTGAGCGGCGTTGCCAACGTCACCGTGAAAGACTCGCGCACCCTGCAGGTCGTGGCATTCGAGCGCAACATGCTTGCTGCCGTCGACAAGGCAATCCAGAGCGCCGGTCTGAACCTCAACCCGACCAACCTGGGTGAGTTGCTGTTGATCCCTATGCCGGCCCTCACCGAGGAAACGCGTAAAGGCTTCACCAAGCAGGCGCGTAGCGCTGCTGAAGACGCGCGTGTTGCCGTGCGCAATATTCGTCGTGATGCCTTGGGCGAGCTCAAGAAACTGGTCAAGGACAAGGAAATCAGCGAAGACGAAGAGCGTCGTGCAATCGCTGATATCGATAAGCTGACCAAAGAATCCGAGGCCCAGATCACCAAGGCCACGGACGAAAAAGAAAAAGACCTGATGGCCGTATAA